Proteins encoded by one window of Thermodesulfobacteriota bacterium:
- a CDS encoding redoxin domain-containing protein yields MLRAALPRLLSLCLCLAALSCSEGPAKPTIGEPAPDFALSALDDSRYRLSELRGKVVFVNLWATWCPPCRHEMPSMVRLYDLLRDEGLEILAVSEDNDEDALRRFVQSYGVNFPVLRDENKKVYNLYMATGVPETHLIDKRGKLVSSIIGPFDWTSPEVVARVRELLRQ; encoded by the coding sequence ATGCTCCGCGCCGCGCTCCCGCGTCTGCTGTCCTTGTGCCTGTGCCTGGCGGCCCTCTCATGCAGCGAAGGTCCCGCGAAACCGACCATCGGGGAGCCGGCTCCCGACTTTGCCCTCTCGGCCCTCGACGACTCTCGTTATCGGCTCTCGGAGCTGCGAGGAAAGGTAGTCTTCGTGAACCTGTGGGCCACCTGGTGCCCGCCGTGCCGCCACGAGATGCCGTCGATGGTCCGGCTCTACGACCTCCTCCGGGACGAGGGCCTCGAGATCCTGGCCGTGTCCGAGGACAACGACGAAGACGCCCTGCGCCGGTTCGTGCAGTCCTACGGCGTAAACTTCCCCGTGCTGCGCGACGAGAACAAGAAGGTGTACAACCTCTACATGGCCACCGGCGTGCCCGAGACCCACCTCATCGATAAGCGCGGCAAGCTCGTCTCGTCCATCATCGGCCCCTTCGACTGGACGAGCCCCGAGGTGGTGGCCCGGGTGCGGGAGTTGTTGCGGCAGTAG
- the lipB gene encoding lipoyl(octanoyl) transferase LipB produces the protein MRLPGLTPYARAHALQLELVAARQAGRVPDTLLLLEHEAVITLGRHADPAGVLAGPEALAAEGIGLHRVERGGEATYHGPGQVVGYPIVELKARRLGVRRYVAALEEAMARAAAAFGVEARSLPGRPGVYTRRGKLGAVGVAVSRGVTFHGFAFNACPELSHFRLIVPCGQTDIPPTSLAEHLAERPSVEEAADAVLQAFREVLGDG, from the coding sequence GTGCGGCTTCCCGGCCTCACCCCCTATGCCCGGGCCCATGCCCTGCAGCTCGAGCTCGTGGCCGCCCGGCAGGCGGGCAGGGTGCCCGACACCCTCCTGCTCCTGGAGCACGAGGCCGTCATCACCCTGGGGCGCCACGCGGACCCCGCCGGAGTCCTCGCGGGACCCGAGGCCCTGGCCGCCGAGGGGATCGGGCTCCATCGGGTGGAGCGGGGCGGGGAGGCCACCTACCACGGGCCGGGGCAGGTGGTGGGCTACCCGATTGTGGAGCTCAAGGCGAGAAGGCTGGGGGTGCGCCGCTACGTGGCGGCCCTGGAGGAGGCCATGGCGCGGGCCGCAGCGGCCTTTGGGGTGGAGGCGCGCAGCCTCCCGGGAAGGCCCGGGGTCTACACGCGTCGCGGCAAGCTCGGGGCCGTGGGGGTGGCGGTCTCCCGGGGGGTGACCTTCCACGGCTTCGCCTTCAACGCTTGCCCCGAGCTGTCCCACTTCCGCCTCATCGTCCCCTGCGGCCAGACCGACATCCCCCCCACCTCGCTCGCCGAGCACCTGGCCGAGCGCCCGAGTGTCGAAGAAGCCGCCGACGCGGTGCTGCAAGCGTTCCGGGAGGTGTTGGGTGACGGGTAA
- the lipA gene encoding lipoyl synthase — protein MRGPDAPVPAPGRKPPWLAVRMPGGERYRQVRGVLAAGRLHTVCEEARCPNAAECWEAGTATFLILGDTCTRGCAFCAVARGAPARGAPDAQGEAARVAAAVRRLGLDYAVVTSVTRDDLPDGGAAAFAATVGRLRALDPAPLVEVLIPDYTGAPLHTVLAAAPHVLAHNVEVVERLTPLLRHPRFGYRRSLQVLAEARERVPEVLTKSSILLGLGESRDEALRTMEDLRRAGVEILVLGQYLQPTRAHAPAAAYLAPEVFAGLADEGRRMGFGTVAAGPLVRTSYRAAEVYARRRALGEVPTPAPSPPRA, from the coding sequence GTGAGGGGGCCGGACGCGCCGGTGCCCGCGCCGGGCCGCAAGCCCCCGTGGCTCGCGGTGCGGATGCCCGGGGGCGAGCGGTACCGGCAGGTGCGTGGGGTTTTGGCGGCGGGTCGCCTCCATACCGTGTGCGAAGAGGCCCGGTGCCCCAACGCGGCGGAGTGCTGGGAGGCGGGCACCGCGACGTTTCTCATCCTGGGGGACACCTGCACCCGGGGTTGCGCCTTCTGCGCGGTGGCCCGAGGTGCCCCGGCGAGAGGGGCCCCGGATGCCCAAGGAGAGGCGGCGAGGGTGGCGGCGGCCGTGCGCCGCCTGGGGCTGGACTACGCGGTGGTGACGTCGGTGACCCGGGACGATCTCCCGGACGGCGGGGCGGCGGCGTTCGCGGCCACCGTGGGGCGCCTGCGAGCCCTGGACCCGGCGCCCCTGGTCGAGGTGCTGATCCCCGACTACACGGGGGCGCCGCTGCACACCGTGCTCGCGGCGGCACCCCACGTGCTGGCCCACAACGTGGAGGTGGTGGAGCGCCTCACCCCCCTTCTTCGCCACCCCCGGTTCGGCTACCGGCGGTCCCTCCAGGTGCTGGCCGAGGCGCGGGAGCGCGTTCCGGAAGTCCTCACCAAATCCTCGATCCTCCTGGGGCTGGGGGAGAGCCGGGACGAGGCGCTCCGGACCATGGAGGATCTGCGCCGGGCCGGGGTGGAGATCCTGGTCCTGGGCCAGTACCTGCAACCCACCCGCGCCCATGCCCCCGCGGCCGCGTACCTGGCGCCGGAAGTCTTTGCCGGCCTGGCAGACGAAGGCCGCCGGATGGGGTTCGGGACCGTGGCGGCCGGGCCCCTGGTGCGCACCTCCTACCGCGCCGCCGAAGTCTACGCGCGGCGCCGCGCCCTGGGGGAAGTCCCTACTCCAGCTCCGTCGCCGCCCCGTGCCTGA
- a CDS encoding YhjD/YihY/BrkB family envelope integrity protein, whose translation MTTRSPGPQGRLYRLISGIEGLLWGRADRGYAAEAFRVAGVTVWKFQSDRGFLRASALTYTTLLSLVPLLAFMFSVLKGLGVQERLEPLLLEHLAVGNEQVVAQVLEYVDRTKVGALGAVGLVALLLTAVSVLGNIELSFNDIWQIRRGRSLVRKVSDYTAVLVVGPVLLLLSLSLTTTLQSPAVLERLYILGQAVPFLLKALPFVAVWIAFTALYLIMPNRRVPVVSALIGGAVAGLVWQVAELLYIRFQFGITRYNAIYGAMAQLPLLLAWVYLSWCIVLMGAELAFVHQLPGRGRYLRVRHELWVPRLDVALAILLAVTRRFEAGEPPYGEQELVAELDLHPEEASRVMHRLSEAGLLASTQEEPPGLLPARSPDRTSAAEVLEAVAQISREDGVAPALQARMRAMLEREFGGVTWASLALDEKVRQEGK comes from the coding sequence ATGACGACCCGGAGCCCCGGCCCCCAGGGCCGCCTGTACCGGCTCATCTCGGGAATCGAGGGCCTTCTCTGGGGCCGGGCCGATCGGGGGTATGCGGCGGAGGCCTTCCGGGTGGCCGGGGTGACGGTGTGGAAGTTCCAGTCCGACCGGGGGTTTCTGCGGGCCTCCGCGCTCACCTACACCACGCTCCTGAGCCTCGTGCCCCTTCTGGCCTTCATGTTCTCGGTGCTCAAGGGCCTCGGGGTGCAGGAGCGGCTCGAGCCCCTGCTCCTGGAGCACCTGGCCGTGGGCAACGAGCAGGTTGTCGCCCAGGTGCTGGAGTACGTGGACCGCACCAAGGTGGGGGCCCTGGGGGCGGTGGGGCTGGTGGCGCTTCTCCTCACCGCCGTGAGCGTGCTCGGCAACATCGAGCTCTCCTTCAACGACATCTGGCAGATTCGCCGGGGCCGCAGCCTCGTGCGCAAGGTGTCCGACTACACCGCCGTGCTCGTGGTGGGGCCGGTGCTCCTGCTTCTCAGCCTGAGTCTCACCACTACCCTCCAGAGCCCGGCGGTGCTGGAACGGCTCTACATCTTGGGCCAGGCGGTGCCCTTTCTCCTCAAGGCCTTGCCGTTCGTCGCCGTCTGGATTGCGTTTACGGCCCTGTACCTCATCATGCCCAACCGGCGGGTGCCCGTGGTGTCGGCCCTCATCGGGGGGGCCGTGGCCGGGTTGGTGTGGCAGGTGGCGGAGCTGCTCTATATCCGCTTCCAGTTCGGGATCACCCGCTACAACGCCATCTACGGTGCCATGGCCCAGCTTCCCCTCCTGCTCGCCTGGGTCTACCTGAGCTGGTGCATCGTGCTCATGGGGGCCGAGCTCGCCTTCGTGCATCAGCTGCCGGGCCGCGGCAGGTATCTGCGCGTGCGCCACGAGCTGTGGGTGCCGCGCCTGGATGTGGCCCTGGCAATCTTGCTGGCCGTGACCCGCCGGTTCGAGGCCGGCGAGCCCCCCTATGGAGAGCAGGAGCTGGTGGCCGAGCTCGACCTGCACCCCGAGGAGGCCTCCCGCGTGATGCACCGGCTGTCCGAAGCAGGGCTCCTGGCCTCCACCCAGGAGGAGCCACCCGGACTCCTCCCGGCCCGGTCTCCGGACCGGACCTCCGCCGCCGAGGTGCTCGAAGCCGTCGCCCAGATCTCTCGGGAGGACGGGGTCGCCCCTGCCCTCCAGGCCCGCATGCGGGCCATGCTGGAGCGGGAGTTCGGGGGCGTGACCTGGGCATCGCTGGCCCTGGACGAGAAAGTCCGGCAGGAGGGGAAGTGA
- a CDS encoding enoyl-CoA hydratase/isomerase family protein, producing MIEVERDAEVALVFLDRPKVNALAPELVGALCTCWDELAADPGVGAVVLGSRRPGVFSAGFDLKVLHGLEPAAFGVFIRSFAELYRKIFAGPLPSVAAVNGHAVAGGAILALACDRRVFAQGEGRFGLTEVDLGLPLPPGVLHLLRYAAGERVALEAGLFGRLYGPTEARASGFADGLAAPEALTEAAREEARSLAAKPRRALQAIRQELRAPTLRALEEADARVAEEFGAWWFSPDATARRQAQVEKLSARR from the coding sequence GTGATCGAGGTGGAACGGGACGCAGAGGTGGCGCTGGTCTTCCTGGACCGGCCCAAGGTCAACGCGCTCGCCCCGGAGCTCGTTGGGGCCCTGTGCACCTGCTGGGACGAGCTGGCCGCGGACCCCGGCGTGGGTGCGGTCGTGCTCGGAAGCCGCCGCCCGGGGGTCTTCTCGGCGGGCTTCGACCTCAAGGTGCTCCACGGCCTCGAGCCCGCTGCCTTCGGGGTGTTCATCCGGTCCTTTGCCGAGCTGTACCGGAAGATCTTTGCCGGCCCCCTGCCCTCGGTGGCCGCCGTGAACGGGCACGCGGTGGCGGGGGGAGCGATCCTGGCCCTGGCCTGCGACCGGCGGGTCTTTGCCCAAGGGGAAGGGCGCTTCGGGCTCACGGAGGTGGACCTGGGGCTGCCCCTGCCCCCGGGGGTCCTGCACCTCTTGCGGTACGCGGCGGGGGAGCGGGTCGCCCTGGAGGCCGGCCTCTTCGGCCGGCTCTACGGTCCGACCGAGGCGCGAGCCTCCGGGTTCGCCGACGGACTCGCGGCACCGGAGGCCCTGACGGAGGCCGCCCGGGAGGAGGCTCGCAGCCTGGCCGCCAAGCCCCGCCGTGCCCTCCAGGCCATTCGGCAGGAGCTTCGGGCTCCCACCCTGCGGGCTCTGGAGGAGGCCGACGCCCGGGTAGCGGAGGAGTTCGGCGCGTGGTGGTTCTCACCCGACGCCACGGCCCGCCGCCAGGCCCAGGTCGAGAAGCTCTCGGCCCGGCGGTGA
- the ligA gene encoding NAD-dependent DNA ligase LigA has protein sequence MVPEALRRRAEDLRRDLDFHNVRYYVLDAPVISDAAYDALLRELLALESAHPELATPDSPTQRVGAAPLDAFGRAEHLRPMLSLDNAMDEAQVREFDARVRRLLGEEGALAYACEPKFDGLAVELVYEGGRLVRGATRGDGQVGEDVTANLRTVRSIPLRLRGEGVPDVLDVRGEVVLALADFRRLNQLQEDRGEPPFANPRNAAAGAVRQLDSAVTAGRRLHFFAYGVGMWEALGVETQSGLLNRLASWGFRVSPERAAVRGADEAVGFCRDLEARRDAFPYEIDGCVLKVDSLARQAELGQKSRSPRWAVAYKFPPRQAVTRVADILWSVGRTGAITPVAVLEPVKVGGVTVARATLHNPEELARKGVLVGDEVVVQRAGDVIPEVVRFLPEKRTGGERRATVPEHCPVCGAHVERPEGEVVPRCSGLNCPAQLKGRILHFASRRALDVDGLGEKLVDQLVDRGLVNDVADLFRLTEAELVPLERMAEKSARNLVRALDRARRAELGRFLNALGIRHVGEATAQALALHFGTLEAAMDAPEEALLQVPDVGPEVARSIRSFFQEPRNREAIRQMLEAGLELRSPQRRAGARPLEGKTLVFTGTLEEMSREEAKARAAALGAKVTSSVSAKTSFVVVGSDPGSKAEKARQLGVRTLTEAAFLELLEGHEEGRGG, from the coding sequence ATGGTCCCGGAAGCCCTGCGCCGCCGCGCCGAGGACCTACGGCGCGACCTCGACTTTCACAATGTGCGCTACTACGTGCTCGACGCGCCGGTCATCTCCGATGCCGCGTACGACGCCCTCCTGCGCGAGCTCCTGGCCCTGGAGTCGGCCCACCCCGAGCTCGCCACGCCCGATTCCCCCACCCAGCGGGTCGGTGCGGCCCCCCTCGACGCTTTCGGCCGGGCCGAGCACCTGCGCCCCATGCTCAGCCTCGACAACGCCATGGACGAGGCACAGGTGCGGGAGTTCGACGCCCGCGTGCGGCGCCTGCTGGGGGAGGAGGGGGCCCTTGCCTACGCCTGCGAGCCCAAGTTCGACGGGCTGGCCGTGGAGCTGGTCTACGAGGGGGGGCGCCTCGTCCGGGGCGCGACCCGGGGTGACGGCCAGGTGGGAGAGGACGTGACCGCGAACCTGCGCACCGTGCGGTCCATTCCCCTTCGCCTGCGGGGAGAGGGGGTTCCGGACGTGCTCGACGTTCGGGGCGAGGTGGTCCTGGCGCTGGCGGACTTCCGGCGGCTCAACCAGCTCCAGGAGGACCGGGGAGAGCCTCCCTTCGCCAATCCCCGCAACGCCGCGGCGGGTGCCGTGCGCCAGCTCGACAGCGCGGTGACGGCGGGCCGGCGGCTGCATTTCTTCGCCTACGGCGTAGGCATGTGGGAGGCGCTGGGGGTGGAGACCCAGTCGGGGCTGCTCAACCGCCTGGCCTCCTGGGGTTTTCGGGTGAGCCCCGAGCGGGCGGCGGTGCGAGGGGCCGACGAGGCAGTGGGGTTCTGTCGGGACCTGGAGGCCCGGCGCGATGCGTTTCCCTACGAGATCGACGGCTGCGTGCTCAAGGTGGATTCCCTGGCCCGCCAGGCGGAGCTGGGGCAGAAGTCCCGCTCGCCGCGCTGGGCAGTGGCCTACAAGTTCCCGCCCCGGCAGGCCGTGACCCGGGTGGCCGACATCCTCTGGAGCGTGGGGCGCACGGGGGCCATCACGCCGGTGGCGGTGCTGGAACCGGTGAAGGTCGGGGGGGTGACCGTGGCCCGGGCCACCCTGCACAACCCCGAGGAACTCGCCCGCAAGGGCGTCCTGGTGGGGGACGAGGTGGTGGTGCAGCGGGCGGGTGATGTGATCCCGGAGGTGGTGCGATTCCTCCCCGAGAAGCGCACCGGGGGGGAGCGCCGCGCCACGGTGCCGGAACACTGCCCCGTGTGCGGAGCCCACGTGGAGCGCCCCGAGGGGGAGGTCGTTCCCCGGTGCTCGGGCCTCAACTGCCCCGCCCAGCTCAAGGGGCGCATCCTGCACTTCGCGTCCCGGCGGGCGCTGGACGTGGACGGCCTCGGGGAGAAGCTGGTGGACCAGCTCGTGGACCGGGGCCTGGTAAACGACGTTGCCGACCTCTTTCGGCTCACCGAGGCCGAGCTGGTGCCCCTGGAGCGGATGGCCGAGAAGAGCGCCCGAAACCTCGTCCGGGCTCTCGACCGGGCCCGCCGGGCGGAGCTCGGCCGTTTCCTCAACGCCCTGGGCATCCGCCACGTGGGGGAGGCCACGGCCCAGGCCCTGGCGCTGCACTTCGGGACCCTGGAGGCGGCGATGGACGCGCCCGAGGAGGCCCTGCTCCAGGTGCCCGACGTGGGGCCCGAGGTGGCCCGGAGCATCCGCTCCTTCTTCCAGGAGCCCCGAAATCGCGAGGCGATCCGCCAGATGCTCGAGGCGGGCCTGGAGTTGCGCTCGCCCCAGAGGCGGGCGGGGGCCAGGCCCCTGGAGGGAAAGACCCTGGTGTTCACGGGCACCCTGGAAGAAATGTCCCGGGAAGAGGCCAAGGCGAGAGCGGCGGCCCTGGGGGCGAAGGTCACCTCTTCGGTGTCGGCCAAGACGAGCTTCGTCGTGGTTGGGAGCGATCCCGGGTCCAAGGCCGAGAAGGCACGGCAGCTCGGAGTCCGCACCCTCACGGAAGCGGCGTTCCTGGAGCTCCTGGAGGGGCACGAAGAAGGACGCGGAGGATGA
- a CDS encoding PilZ domain-containing protein — protein MTDPSLKRRFPRIPSENAVLVKKLGPEDLEGFAKTRVVGLGGCMFVSDEPLGVDAYLDLLISVRGRVVKTRGRVVYEIPREGDEVEVGVEFLQISPHDRDIIEELFPGS, from the coding sequence ATGACCGATCCATCCTTGAAGAGACGGTTTCCCCGAATTCCTTCCGAGAATGCGGTCCTGGTGAAGAAGCTCGGACCGGAGGATCTGGAGGGGTTTGCCAAGACCCGGGTCGTGGGCCTGGGCGGGTGCATGTTCGTCAGCGACGAACCACTGGGCGTGGATGCATACCTCGACCTCCTCATCTCGGTGCGCGGCCGGGTGGTCAAGACCCGGGGGCGGGTCGTGTACGAGATCCCCCGGGAGGGCGACGAGGTGGAGGTCGGGGTGGAGTTCCTCCAGATCTCTCCCCACGACCGGGACATCATCGAGGAGCTCTTCCCCGGGTCTTGA
- the larC gene encoding nickel pincer cofactor biosynthesis protein LarC — protein sequence MGRHLHLDPLSGIAGDMLLAGLVHLGACAQAIEEAVNAVPAPVEARVRLDFEPHRAWSVRGLRLRVALDPPRATDSRSYPELRDALACAPLPASVQARSLAALEALARAEAAVRGLELDQVRFCELGGFDTVVDLVGGCLGLELLGIASASCGPLPLGRGTMPDSPAGASPCPSPAALELLHGLPTVGLDVEHELVTPTGAALARTLSSSFGPPPSMVLLQAGAGFGTAELPGRPNCLRLLLGEETSVQPAREYLRVLEANLDDLSPEILATLPNACLAAGALDAWLTPVIMKKGRPAHLLSALCRPQDEATVGTAIFRHSSTLGVRSIGVERTALERRWEEAQTPWGPVRIKVGTLEGKTVNQAPEFEDCRQISENAGVPLKEVYAAALAGRPGKTHKGV from the coding sequence ATGGGGCGCCATCTCCACCTGGACCCGCTCAGCGGCATTGCCGGCGACATGCTCCTGGCGGGGCTCGTCCACCTGGGGGCCTGCGCCCAGGCCATCGAGGAAGCGGTCAACGCCGTGCCCGCCCCGGTCGAGGCTCGGGTGCGGCTGGACTTCGAGCCCCACCGGGCCTGGAGCGTCCGGGGGCTGCGCCTGCGGGTCGCCCTCGATCCGCCGCGGGCGACGGATTCCCGCTCCTATCCGGAGCTGCGCGACGCCCTGGCCTGCGCCCCCCTTCCCGCCTCCGTCCAGGCCCGCAGCCTCGCCGCCCTGGAGGCCCTGGCACGGGCCGAGGCAGCAGTGCGCGGCCTGGAGCTCGACCAGGTCCGCTTTTGCGAGCTGGGGGGGTTCGACACCGTGGTCGACCTGGTGGGAGGATGTCTCGGCCTGGAGCTCCTCGGGATCGCGTCCGCCTCCTGCGGCCCCCTGCCCCTGGGGCGCGGCACCATGCCCGACTCCCCTGCGGGGGCTTCCCCCTGCCCGTCCCCCGCAGCCCTGGAGCTGCTCCACGGCCTGCCCACCGTGGGGCTCGACGTGGAGCACGAGCTCGTCACGCCGACCGGCGCAGCGCTGGCGCGCACCCTCTCTTCCTCTTTCGGGCCGCCGCCGTCCATGGTGCTTCTGCAGGCCGGCGCGGGCTTCGGCACCGCCGAGCTCCCCGGCCGGCCCAACTGCCTGCGCCTGCTCCTGGGCGAGGAGACAAGTGTCCAGCCGGCGCGGGAATACCTACGGGTGCTCGAGGCCAACCTGGACGACCTCTCCCCGGAGATCCTCGCCACCCTGCCGAACGCCTGCCTCGCCGCGGGCGCCCTCGACGCCTGGCTGACACCCGTGATCATGAAGAAGGGCCGGCCGGCCCATCTCCTCTCGGCGCTCTGCCGCCCCCAGGACGAGGCGACGGTGGGAACCGCCATCTTTCGCCACTCGTCCACCCTGGGGGTGCGGTCTATTGGGGTGGAGAGAACCGCCCTGGAGCGCCGCTGGGAAGAGGCACAGACCCCCTGGGGCCCGGTGAGGATAAAGGTGGGGACCCTGGAGGGGAAGACGGTCAACCAGGCGCCGGAGTTCGAGGATTGCCGGCAGATCTCCGAGAACGCAGGCGTGCCTCTCAAGGAAGTCTACGCTGCCGCCCTGGCCGGGCGACCGGGCAAAACCCATAAAGGGGTTTGA
- the radC gene encoding DNA repair protein RadC, which produces MRTGIKAWPAEERPREKLAARGPGALTPAELLAILLRTGDGTRNLTALDVARGLWAEFGEDWEALGQATAAELARCRGLGPAKAATVAAALELGRRLGCRPLTPAEPFRSSQEVFAHYGPRLADVKRENFFCLLLDARNRWLREDRVSEGSLTSSLVHPREAFRAAVREAASAVIFAHNHPSGDPSPSREDVDLTRRLWEAGKVLGIRVLDHVIVGRDRYYSFADDGGLPPG; this is translated from the coding sequence ATGCGCACAGGGATCAAGGCTTGGCCCGCCGAGGAGCGACCCCGCGAAAAGCTCGCGGCCCGCGGACCGGGCGCCCTCACCCCAGCCGAACTCCTGGCGATCCTCTTGCGCACCGGCGACGGGACGCGCAACCTCACGGCTCTCGACGTGGCCCGCGGTCTCTGGGCCGAATTTGGGGAGGACTGGGAAGCCCTCGGGCAGGCCACGGCGGCAGAGCTCGCCCGGTGCCGGGGGCTCGGGCCCGCCAAGGCCGCCACCGTGGCCGCCGCCCTGGAGCTGGGCCGCCGCCTGGGCTGCCGGCCCCTGACGCCGGCTGAGCCCTTCCGGAGCAGTCAGGAGGTCTTCGCCCACTACGGACCGCGATTGGCGGATGTGAAGCGGGAGAACTTCTTCTGTCTACTCCTGGACGCCCGCAACCGCTGGCTTCGGGAAGACCGGGTGAGCGAGGGGTCGCTGACATCGAGCCTGGTGCACCCCCGGGAGGCCTTCCGGGCCGCGGTGCGCGAAGCCGCTTCGGCGGTGATCTTCGCCCACAACCACCCCAGCGGAGACCCCTCGCCGAGCCGCGAAGACGTGGACCTCACGCGGCGGCTCTGGGAGGCGGGTAAGGTGCTGGGCATCCGGGTCCTGGACCACGTGATCGTGGGCCGCGATCGATACTACAGTTTCGCCGACGACGGTGGGCTTCCCCCCGGCTGA
- a CDS encoding VCBS repeat-containing protein, with protein sequence MLRPLFRLILASLLLAAGAVQAAGPRVVVRPIEVYNAQEVETLAPGLQSMLASRLAGPGYTVETSKHREAGDEAWAVRTTITQLGGVFSIDAALEPVTGEGEGTRTYETAPSADALLPALDKVGVRLREAMSRAAQAHQAPPVPAGPAPAHQPAPAAAPAPAALSPLHAEAQLALALRTHRMGPQISGEALSLVVADADRDGTPEILLLFDDAIVAFRDQGGELMRAWESPVPRGFQPRALSAGDIDGNGVPELFVAGMAGARPVSQALEWFGSALAPKGERLNAFVRAVRHPERGPVLLGRSAGMGKDLFGPSLRAFVWTGATYRDEGPADTPAGTGPVNLDWVQLGPSGEVYTVITTRGELLSIHDAEGRRVFEGADPVKGSRIFLRGEERVAGQQDEDIFKVQGKTVSWSGADGQPILLTARNQSSIGRFFQRVASFSHGQLLALRWDGLTLTTVAEGPKVPGFLPDLDLGPARPGGRTAYIALAQTEGALVRTTKTRVVAYDLPANAALR encoded by the coding sequence ATGCTCCGCCCTCTCTTCCGGCTGATCCTCGCCTCTTTGCTCCTCGCCGCGGGAGCGGTACAGGCGGCCGGCCCCCGGGTCGTGGTCCGCCCCATCGAGGTCTACAACGCCCAGGAGGTGGAGACCCTCGCGCCCGGGCTCCAGTCGATGCTCGCGAGCCGCCTGGCCGGACCGGGGTACACCGTCGAGACGTCCAAGCACCGCGAGGCGGGCGACGAAGCCTGGGCCGTGCGCACGACCATCACCCAACTGGGCGGGGTGTTCAGCATCGACGCCGCCCTGGAACCCGTGACGGGAGAGGGAGAGGGCACCCGCACCTACGAGACCGCCCCCTCCGCCGACGCCCTCCTCCCGGCGCTCGACAAGGTCGGCGTCCGCCTGCGGGAGGCGATGTCCCGTGCGGCTCAGGCCCACCAGGCACCCCCCGTCCCCGCGGGGCCCGCACCCGCCCACCAGCCGGCTCCCGCCGCCGCTCCGGCGCCCGCTGCCCTCTCGCCCCTGCACGCCGAGGCCCAACTGGCCCTGGCCCTTCGCACCCACCGCATGGGGCCCCAGATCTCCGGGGAAGCCCTGAGCCTGGTGGTGGCCGACGCCGACCGGGACGGCACCCCCGAGATCCTGCTTCTCTTCGACGACGCCATCGTGGCCTTCCGGGATCAGGGGGGAGAGCTCATGCGGGCCTGGGAGAGCCCCGTGCCCCGGGGCTTCCAGCCCAGGGCCCTCTCCGCGGGCGACATCGACGGCAACGGCGTCCCCGAGCTCTTCGTCGCCGGCATGGCCGGCGCCCGCCCCGTGTCCCAGGCGCTGGAGTGGTTCGGCTCCGCCCTCGCCCCCAAGGGGGAGCGCCTCAACGCCTTCGTGCGCGCGGTGCGCCATCCCGAGAGGGGGCCGGTGCTGCTGGGCCGCAGCGCGGGGATGGGCAAGGACCTCTTCGGCCCCTCGTTGCGCGCCTTCGTCTGGACCGGGGCCACCTACCGGGACGAGGGGCCCGCCGACACGCCGGCCGGAACGGGGCCCGTGAACCTCGACTGGGTCCAACTGGGTCCCTCGGGAGAGGTCTACACCGTCATCACGACCCGGGGCGAGCTCCTCTCCATCCACGACGCCGAGGGACGGCGCGTTTTCGAGGGCGCCGACCCGGTGAAGGGCAGCCGGATCTTCCTGCGGGGGGAGGAACGGGTAGCCGGCCAGCAGGACGAAGACATCTTCAAGGTCCAGGGCAAGACGGTCTCCTGGAGCGGCGCCGACGGTCAGCCGATCCTCCTCACCGCCCGCAACCAGTCGAGCATCGGCCGGTTCTTCCAGCGGGTGGCGAGCTTTTCCCACGGCCAGCTCCTGGCCCTGCGCTGGGACGGGCTCACGCTCACTACCGTGGCGGAAGGCCCGAAGGTCCCCGGCTTCCTCCCAGACCTCGACCTGGGGCCCGCCCGCCCGGGGGGGCGCACGGCCTACATCGCCCTGGCCCAGACCGAGGGCGCGCTGGTGCGGACCACGAAGACCCGGGTGGTGGCCTACGACCTTCCGGCCAACGCGGCACTCCGCTGA
- the rpmB gene encoding 50S ribosomal protein L28: protein MARTCEICGKGPSVGQNVSHANNKTKRVILPNLQTVRAQVGGGVRRVKVCTRCLRSGKILKAP, encoded by the coding sequence ATGGCCAGGACCTGTGAAATTTGCGGAAAGGGCCCCTCGGTGGGGCAGAACGTGAGCCACGCCAACAACAAGACCAAGCGGGTGATCCTGCCGAACCTCCAGACCGTGCGGGCCCAGGTGGGCGGCGGGGTACGGCGGGTGAAGGTGTGCACCCGGTGCCTGCGCTCGGGGAAGATCCTCAAGGCCCCCTGA